The following DNA comes from Chiloscyllium plagiosum isolate BGI_BamShark_2017 chromosome 12, ASM401019v2, whole genome shotgun sequence.
ATCTATCATGATGTCTTTAAATTGAGAAGCATTTCTTTAGAGAAGGCTGCTTTATCAGAGTAGCTTAAGCAGAGATAATGCATAGTGTAAGAAAGGAAAAAGATCTTAATCACAAATAGAGGACTGTGGAAAATACAGATAGCAGGTTTGCACAAATTGAGGCAAGTGATATTATTCCATTCTCAACTTAGAAGATTTCACTAGATCCCTAGAAATTGAAATTCCATGTCAAATTTTAAGAACTGCCAACTTAAAGGctgcactgattttttttaatgctgcaaAATGCTAATGATATAGTAATGGAAGTCTTGCACTTAGGACCTCAATACATACATATTATCCCTTCTATTAAAGATTAACAGACAAAGAGAACCTTCCTGTGAAAAGTTTAGTACACTCTCTGAAAGGTAGACCTCATCGGTGATAAAATGATTGTGATATTTTACTTTTGGAATTGAGAAAATACATATCAACTatttctggagaggaggaaggtcAGAGTAACCCTGACAAGTTgctttattgttgtggttctgttcgccgagctggaagtttttgttgcaaacgtttcgtcccctggctaggcgacatcatcagtgcttgggagcctcctgcgaagcgcttctttgatgtttcctccggtgtttatagtggtctgtccctgccgcttccggttgtcagtttcagctgtagtggttggtatattgggtccaggtcgatgtgtttgttgatggagtttgtggatgaatgccatgcctctaggaattccctggctgttctctgtctggcttgccctatgatagtagtgttgtcccagtcgaattcatgttgcttgttgtctgcgtgtgtggctactaagatagcgggtcgtgtcgtttcgtccacaaactccatcaacaaacacatcgacctggacccaatatatataccaaccactacagcagacagctgaaactgacaaccggaagcggcagggacagaccactataaacactggaggaaacatcaaagaagcgcttcgcaggaggctcccaagcactgatgatgtcgcctagccaggggacgaaacgtttgcaacaaaaacttccagctcggcgaacagaaccacaacaacgagcacccgagctacaaatcttcgcacaaactttgaagttgctttatttctgtttttaaattagGTCTCCCAAATAGAATgtccagctttaaaaaaaattgaatagtaTGAAACAAAAAGGCTTTGTGAATAATATGCAAAGGTTTTGGTAGTGCAAATTACTTTACATTTTGACAATGATATCTGGGACTAAATTATTAGGCACTGGTAGAAAATTATATCACCAAATTTAAAACAGTACAGGGTGTGCTTAAGGGGAAGTTGCATTTAACTAGTTGGGAGTTCTTCAGAagtaatagtcatagagatgtacagcatggaaacagacccttcggtccaacccgtccacgcggatcagatatcccaacccaatctaatccacATGTAATGGAAAGCATTGAAGACGCTAATGCTTATGAGGTCGTAAAACTGAATTTCAGGGGCACTTGATACAGTATTAAGATTTTTAGGAAACTTGTAGGTCATGTTATAAAAGCAatggtaagatggatacaaaaTGAGCTTAGTGATATAGAAAACAGTGTAATGGTCAATTGATATTTTTGGGGCTGGAGAAAGTATATAGTTCAGTTACCCAGGGACCCTTTGTTATCctgatatatatgaatgatttggatcttGGGTGCAGGGGATATAtttaagtttgcagacgacattaaAGTTGAAAGAATTTGTAAACTGAGGAGGATGGTGTGAAATTCCAAAAAGGAcgttgacaagttggtggagtgggtaaGAGGTGGCAATTGAGATTCGATGCAGAGAAATGTAGGGTAATACCTCTGcatccagtctattcagcctgaTCATAATGTGACATTCCAAAGATGTCCCCacttattctttgaaactccagagaaTCCAGGCCCAATCAACCCAATCTTTCCTCCGAAATCAGCTAGGTGAGCCTTTGCTGCTCTCCTAAAAACAAAACTACACTCCGtagtccaggtgtggtctcaccaaggtgcagtacaattgcagtaagacttccttgtTCCTCTACACAATCCTTTTCTTACTGCATTTGTAAGCTTGCTTTCACTGGTATGCAAGGACAGTGTAAGTAAACATGTCCCAATCTATtccaatttaaataatactgcTAACATTGTTATTTACAATGAAGTGGTCAAATTCATGTTTATTCATGTCATGCTGTGTATTCATTTCTTTAAAATGGCTCCAAAGCCTCTTTTTACATCCTCCTTACTGCCAAGTTTTGTGTTTAGAAATTTTGGAAATTCTACACTTCATTCCATCATCCAAATTTATGATGATATTTTTGATACATATTATAAATACGTGTAGATGTGGTCCCGAAGTACAGATACCTGTGGTATTCAGTTTGTCACCACCTTCCACTCCAGAAAAGACTTCATTTTTCCTAATGTTTCCTGTCTGTTTAACCAATTCTATCCTTACCAATATTTtaccaacatagagtcatagagatgtagagaaacagactcttgggtccaacctgttcatgccgaccagatatcccaacccaatcttgtcccatctgccagcagccggtccatatccctccaaacccttcctattcatatacacatccaaatgcctgttaaatgttgcaattgtaccagcctccaccacatcctctggcagctcattccatacacgtaccaccctctgcgtgaaaaggttcccCCTTTGGTCTcttatctttcccccctcaccctaaacctatgccctctagttctagattccccaaccccagggaaaagactttgcctatttatcctatccatgcccctcaattttgtaaacctctaagatcacccctcagcctctgctccagggaaaacatgcccagccagttcagcctctccctgtagctcagatcctccaaccctggcaacatccttgtaaatctcttctgaaccctttcaagtttcacaacctctttctggtaggaaggagaccagaattgcacgcaatattccaacagtggcctaactaatgtcctgtacagctgcaacatgacctcccaactcatttactcagtactctaaccaataaaggaaagcataccaaacgctgccttcactatcctatctatctgcgactccactttcaaggagcaatgaacctgcactccaaggtctctttgttcagcaacactccctaggaccttaccattaagtgtataagtcctgctaagatttgctttcccaaaatgcagcacctcacatttatctgaattaaactccatctgccacttctcagcccattggcccatctggtccagatctcttgtaattggaggtaaccctcttcgctgtctgctacatctccaattttggtgtaatctgcaaacttactaactgtacctcttgtgttcgcatccaaatcacttatgtaaatgacaaaaagtagagggcccagcaccgatctttgtggcactccactggtcacaggcctccagtctgaaaaacaaccctctaccaccaccctctgtcttctaccttttgagctggttctgtatccaaatggctagttctcagtgtattccatgaaatctaagcTTGCAAATCCATCTCCCATGGGGATACAGTAACTTAATGAGAGTCTTTATCCAAAGTTTTCTGACATATCACATGCTGGCTCTCCCTTTTTGTAGTTACAGCCTCAAAACTCCAGTAGGTTTGTCAACAGTATTTATCTTTCATAAGTCAATGTTGACATTGCTGTTAGTATTCTAAggtaatagattccagcattttctctataAGATGTTAGACTAACTAGTCAgtaagtacttttttaaaaaaaaaatccctgtacAATCTTTGGTCTTAAAcaattcttttcccatttcagtccacaataaaAAGACAGTCTTTACacttgtcattgggtcaaaatcctggcactctAACAGCACCTTGGGTGTTCCTATGCCACGTAGGCTACTGTGATAGAAAAGCGTGACTCACTACCCCCTTTAAGGTAAGAGAaattgtaataaatgctggctttgctacCAGTTCTTAACGTTCCAtgaacaaatagaaaaaaaatgcttGCACCAAGTTGAAAAGCAATTCTATTGAAAGATTAGGAATAGGTCTAAAATGACAGCACCAATACACACACAAAATCTCATacctaacaaaaaaaaacactagaaGAGACTCCCTTCAGCACTTGCCCCCACAAAGGCACTAAGTATTTGATTGTGTAAAGCAAAAGAAACTCAACTCTTCCAGTACATTTGGCCTCTGCACTACACAGTTAATATTTATTACTTAGGGAGAATGCAGTTTGTGAAACTGGAGGGACTGCTGAAACGCTTGTGATTTCTAAGGAAGTGGAGTATGCAGTGAGAGTGGTCATATATAAGGAATGGCCTTTTAATCTGCATTACTGCAGCAGAGTCAAGGGAGAAGTTCAGTATAGAAGTGACAGTagaaagaatcttaccatttgttTTCAGCTGTTGTTTGCACAGAGgatgatttaaaaaaattgtttaccAAGGAAAGTAGTATCAACATCCCAATTTAAAAAGTCACCAACCAATAGGATCCCATACCCGTTTCATCACTTACGAAACCGCAGCTGGTATATCTGCTTCTCGTTTGAATCGACCACTCCACACCAACATCTTTTTATCAAAACTTGAGGGTTTGTATCCTGGCAATTTGAAAGCTGGACgtcctggaaaaaaaaacaatattttcatgGGTCACAATTTCCTTGTAAACGAGCTTGCATTATACAAAACTTGTAGActatttaaaatgtcaaaatacaTGCTAACTTCAGCTCAGCGATATATTCTCAACTTggaatcagaaggttgtgggtcaAGTTCTGATACATTTAAGTATATAAAATCTAGACTAACActtcaatactgagggagtgctgtcagAAGAAACATCTTTAGGTCTCATTTAGTATTTTATCTAATGTCTTCTCAAATGAATGCAAATACTTCTATTCAAAGAGTAGCAGTGTCCTGGTCAGCAGTTATTTCGCAACCACTGTCAGAGTACTGTTATTTTCTGGTTATTTCAATGCTATTTGTGGGACCTTACTAAGTgcaaagaggagatttaccaggatgttgccaggaatggagggtttgagttatgtaGATAGGCTaggatttttttcattggagtgtaggaggtcagGAGGGTGAACCTTCAAATTATAAAATTGAGAGGTCTGGATAAAGTGAATGGTAAATTATTTTCTGTAGGGTGGGGtctttcaagactagggggcatatttttaaggtgaggagagatTAAATATGACCTAAGCAAATTTTTAttaagtgtggaatgaacttccagataaagtggtggatgcaggtacagttagtgTTCAAAAAACATTTCAATGAGTAGATAaaaatatttggaggaatatgcaccaagtgcaggcaggtgggactagcttagtttgggattatggtcagcatggactggatggaccaaagggtctgtttctgtgctgtctgactatGATTGCAGTGTCTCTAATAACACTAACACCACATCAAAAATAcctcattggttgtaaagcaatTTGTATTTCTTATCCTTAGGATATCATCATGTAAATGTGAATCCTCTCCTTCAGTATAGATGTTACAATTTCAAGCCTGATACAGATAACtttttggtttctgttctttcccAATAGCTCACCCAAGTCACTCAAAGTTTACTTTCATAGCACAACATAAGCGTTATCTGGGGGTGTGAAGATCATATCTTTATTACATGGTGGACACTACAATTCTTACATGTAACAGCACGTTGATCTAAAAAGGTCTGAGTCAAAAATTGCTAAGTCAGTCCTGGAACTACTCCCCATTTACACTTTGCACACCTCCACCACATGAACTTCCTCTGGGGAAGTTGGACCTACAATAAGCAATATTCAGACTCCATGATTTTACCAGATGAGGTCTGGTATATTTTTAAACTTCCATTTAAGACAACTATGGACCATAAAACAAACTTCCATTCAACGTCATTGCATTTTATCTTAGAATTTTCAGTAATACAATAAAGGTGTGCCATGTTGATTGGGCATAAGAACTTTGAAcagaatttaattttgtttgttatCCTTATCAGAAGTGCTCAATCTGGGCCTCTTGTATTCTATCCCACTTCACTTAGCAAACTTTATCAATTGACCTTGAATACGTTTCCCTCTATTGTATCTAAGCACTTTTAAATGAATATTACTTGGTGGGTATGATGACCCTGTAGGAAGAGTGAGGAGTTGAAGGCGTGAAGAATAAAGGAGGGTTTATTCTAGAATATTGtagttttgatttatttattgtcatatttTGTTCCAAAGTAGTAAAAAAGTATTGTCTAGTGTCACCACTttctagttgaaactttattgctggaacagcacagcaggtcaggcagcatccagggaacaggagattcgacgtttcgggcacatgcccttcttcagggcatgtgcccgaaacgtcgaatctcctgttccctggatgctgcctgacctgctgtgctgttccagcaataaagtttcaactttgatcgccagcatctgcagacctcactttctcctcaccactTTCTAGCCCCATCTTAAAACATTAGTCTGTGTTTTGATTTACTTACTTGAGAGgtagaagaaagaaataaaaacatcaaGATCTAGAGAATCAGCTGTtgaattatttgctgcagaaCTTCCAGCCTCTGCCTTGGTGACATAGCCATATAATTTCCATAACTgatccacttcagtttctggccaGTGTTCACCTTCAGGATGTGGATTTAATGATTAGGTTCTCTCGCTGCTGCAGACCTGGTACTTGTGCATCAAAAAATGCTATTTGTTTCAGTACCTGAGAAGTCAGAAGCATTGCATAAAGTGCTGCAGCTTCTGGACATCTGAAACAcagagtctggcagcatttatggagagaaaaaaaacatagttAACGCTTCAAGTTTGTATGACTCTTCAGATGACGAAGTCGAAACAGACTCAAAGcgttaactgtttttctccctCTCCACAAATACCTACTGAGTTGCTCTAACATTCTTTGTGATTCTGGAATCTCACAGGAGAAAGATCAAGCAACTGAGTTCGGTTGGGCCTAAAACATTAACCTGTAGATACACCTGTAAAAATGTCCTGCAGAGCGGAGAAGACTAATATCAGCCCCAGTATCCACATCCCCGTTATTCCTTGACTCGGGCCCTCTGATGCCACGCCGTGTCCACCCCTCTGGTGTTCCTGACCCCGGGCCCGCAGCTTACCTTCAGGCTGGACTCTGGCCGGCGTCGCCGGGCCTCCCCCCTGCGGGGATTTCCCGTCCCCGGGTTTGCTGCAAAACCCCTGCAGCCGCTCGCGGTTGGTTCTGAACGCCAGGCTCAGGCCTCCGGCCACCGAGCCCGCGTAACTCCACATCCCGAGGCCGCACCGCCTGCCCACGGCGGACTCTAATCCCCTACTCCAGAGGTCACGGGAGCCCAGCCTGCCATCGGACCGGTGTTTAGAAGGAGCCGGGGTAGGCCCGCCTATCCATGCGAGAAAGGGGCGGATTTTTGAAGGAAGGAGACGAATAGAATCGAGTTTTTTTATCGAGAGGGAAATAGATCAGATTTAAACCCGTGACTGGTTACTGGCAAGCAACTTCCTCGGCGGTACAATATGTTCTTGtatcatattttttttaaaaattctcagtcGGTTGATAAGTAGCCGCCCTCTCCCCGGTCCGCGCGCGGGCGGTGACGCCCCGCCGCCGTCTCTGGGGTTTCTCTTCCCCCTCCATTGTCTTGTTCCATCAGGCGGTGCGGCGGCCAGCCCTCAGGCCGGAGTCCTCGGAAGCG
Coding sequences within:
- the LOC122555211 gene encoding protein FAM162B-like is translated as MWSYAGSVAGGLSLAFRTNRERLQGFCSKPGDGKSPQGGGPATPARVQPEGRPAFKLPGYKPSSFDKKMLVWSGRFKREADIPAAVSFEMIDAARNKMRVKASYIMVVVTIVACIGTIISGKKAANRHESLTAINMAKKARWKEENRQEAEDAKRQ